A portion of the Oxynema aestuarii AP17 genome contains these proteins:
- a CDS encoding two-partner secretion domain-containing protein encodes MNKATTTRRRTSTGLQRTVLFATIACSLFSSGTIERQAIAQIVPDATLPDRSTVTVEGNTIQITGGTARSRNLFHSFESFSIPTGTTATFDNPRTIENIFSRVTGSDLSNIDGLLQANGGANLFLINPNGIVFGPNASLNVGGSFVATSADAVLFDDGSRFSAIAPQTDTLLTVSVPVGLQLGDNPGAIAINGIGLGRSFATPDFDGSETATQNVETARQEIAFQLSILAREDGLGVRPDRTLALVGGPIVLDGALLKAPQGRIELWSGRNGQLRTTGERGEFGFEETSPFSSFQDISITNESGLFTGLGGDGGVRVHGRNLTITGGSEIRSDSLGEEDGGEIALEASEVVEISGISRDGTSRTIVGSGAFGNGDAGSVEVRGTQLNVLDGGWITVGTVSDGEAGTIAIATSESVELSGIPINGQFASILDASTLGVGNASNVDITTRRLTMRDGAQVRVRTFGPGRGGNLTIRASESVQLSGTDPQTGTSTQIEATAYSSGEAGEIEIVTPLLSLSDGAQIEAASNGTGKGGRLEIEGAELVDIAGVSADGERSLLTTKGFGSGDAGDVTVRTRRLIVRDGGEIGTSTSVDGVGGLMLLEASEAIEFRGTSPDGSLPTLITADTDGAGNAGNVTIATPRLRVGDGAIVLLGTSGEGNAGRLRLEATESVEIVGNAQIDARTLGSGNGGGIAIATDRLQVADGSRIGVNGEGTGTPGNIEIAASDVQLDRGALQASSAIGKGGNIDLRSPDILLRNRSEIVAAGSQTGNITQEGNITIAAETLVLLEASQIVTSATDPQGGSNIAISAIRGDELLVLLSPDSIINARGQLNIDGDIDIEPANLPEVEVADPDAAIARSPCNPEQLAESSFAIRGRGGLPVNPGQPLSRDGVSVELVEPIWETRETPSAANSSRDRPSDPLIEARGFDRTADGQILLTAARSSGASSPPHIMDLCSPE; translated from the coding sequence ATGAATAAAGCTACAACAACACGACGGCGAACCTCTACGGGTCTGCAGAGAACGGTTTTGTTCGCAACGATCGCCTGTTCCCTGTTCTCTTCGGGTACGATCGAACGACAGGCGATCGCTCAAATCGTACCCGATGCGACCTTACCCGATCGCTCCACGGTCACCGTCGAAGGAAATACGATACAGATTACCGGAGGAACGGCGCGATCGCGCAATTTATTCCACAGTTTTGAAAGCTTCTCGATCCCTACCGGAACAACCGCCACCTTCGACAACCCCCGGACGATCGAAAATATCTTTTCGCGGGTGACCGGAAGCGACCTGAGTAACATCGACGGTCTCCTCCAAGCCAACGGCGGCGCCAACCTCTTCTTAATCAACCCCAACGGCATCGTTTTCGGGCCGAATGCCTCCTTAAATGTAGGCGGTTCCTTTGTTGCAACCAGTGCGGACGCGGTCTTATTCGACGACGGCAGCCGTTTTAGCGCGATCGCCCCTCAAACCGACACCCTGCTCACCGTTAGCGTTCCCGTCGGCTTGCAATTGGGCGACAATCCCGGGGCGATCGCCATCAACGGAATCGGACTCGGGCGCAGTTTTGCCACCCCAGATTTCGACGGAAGCGAAACGGCGACCCAGAACGTCGAAACCGCGCGCCAAGAAATCGCCTTTCAACTGAGTATTCTCGCCCGCGAGGACGGGTTGGGGGTTCGACCCGATCGCACCTTAGCCCTCGTTGGCGGTCCGATTGTCTTAGACGGGGCCTTATTAAAAGCCCCCCAAGGTCGAATCGAGTTGTGGTCCGGTCGCAACGGACAACTGAGAACGACGGGAGAACGAGGAGAATTCGGGTTTGAAGAAACCTCCCCCTTCTCCTCATTTCAAGATATCTCCATCACCAACGAATCCGGCTTATTCACCGGGTTGGGCGGCGATGGCGGCGTCCGCGTACACGGGCGCAATCTCACCATTACCGGAGGATCGGAAATTCGTTCCGACAGTCTCGGCGAAGAAGATGGGGGCGAAATCGCCCTAGAAGCGTCGGAAGTCGTCGAAATTAGCGGGATTTCCAGAGATGGCACCTCTCGCACGATCGTCGGATCCGGCGCCTTCGGTAATGGCGATGCGGGTAGCGTCGAAGTGCGTGGGACCCAATTAAACGTGTTGGACGGCGGCTGGATTACCGTGGGAACCGTCAGCGACGGCGAAGCGGGAACGATCGCGATCGCCACCTCAGAATCGGTAGAATTAAGCGGCATTCCCATAAATGGCCAATTCGCCAGCATCCTCGACGCTTCCACCCTCGGAGTCGGTAACGCCAGCAATGTCGATATTACCACCCGGCGCCTGACGATGCGCGACGGCGCCCAAGTGCGCGTTCGAACCTTCGGCCCGGGACGGGGAGGCAACTTGACCATCCGCGCCTCAGAATCGGTGCAGTTGAGCGGAACCGACCCCCAAACCGGAACATCGACCCAAATCGAGGCGACCGCTTACAGCAGTGGCGAGGCGGGGGAAATCGAGATCGTCACCCCCCTACTCAGTTTGAGCGACGGCGCCCAAATCGAAGCCGCCAGCAACGGGACGGGAAAGGGCGGCAGACTGGAGATCGAGGGGGCCGAGTTAGTAGATATTGCCGGAGTCAGTGCGGATGGGGAACGCAGTTTGCTGACGACGAAAGGGTTCGGGTCGGGAGACGCGGGGGACGTGACCGTGAGAACCCGCCGTTTGATCGTGCGCGATGGCGGCGAAATCGGGACGAGTACCTCGGTGGACGGGGTCGGCGGGTTGATGTTGTTGGAGGCGTCGGAGGCGATCGAGTTTAGAGGGACCTCGCCGGATGGCAGTTTGCCGACCTTAATCACCGCCGATACCGACGGGGCGGGGAATGCGGGGAACGTGACGATCGCCACTCCCCGCTTGAGGGTGGGCGACGGGGCGATCGTGCTCTTGGGAACCTCTGGGGAAGGGAATGCGGGCCGTTTGCGCTTAGAGGCGACGGAAAGCGTCGAAATCGTCGGGAATGCTCAAATTGACGCGCGCACCCTCGGATCGGGCAATGGCGGGGGCATCGCGATCGCCACGGACCGCCTCCAGGTGGCCGACGGATCCCGGATCGGCGTCAACGGGGAAGGGACGGGAACCCCAGGCAATATTGAGATTGCGGCGTCGGACGTGCAACTCGATCGCGGCGCCTTGCAAGCGTCATCGGCGATCGGAAAAGGGGGTAATATTGACCTGCGATCGCCCGATATTCTCTTACGCAATCGCAGCGAAATTGTCGCCGCAGGCAGTCAAACCGGGAATATTACGCAGGAAGGCAATATCACGATCGCCGCCGAAACCCTGGTATTGCTCGAAGCCAGCCAGATCGTCACCAGCGCCACGGACCCTCAAGGAGGCAGCAATATCGCCATTAGCGCCATCCGAGGAGACGAGTTATTAGTTCTACTCTCTCCCGACAGTATTATCAATGCCCGAGGGCAGTTAAATATTGACGGCGATATCGATATCGAACCCGCCAATCTGCCCGAAGTCGAGGTCGCCGACCCGGATGCGGCGATCGCGCGCAGCCCCTGCAATCCCGAACAACTCGCCGAAAGTAGCTTTGCCATTCGCGGACGCGGCGGCTTACCCGTCAATCCCGGTCAACCCCTCAGCCGCGACGGGGTGTCGGTGGAGTTGGTCGAACCCATCTGGGAGACCCGGGAGACGCCCTCGGCGGCCAACTCATCCCGCGATCGCCCTTCGGATCCTTTAATCGAGGCGCGCGGCTTCGATCGCACTGCCGACGGCCAAATCTTGCTGACGGCGGCGCGATCGTCCGGTGCCAGTTCGCCGCCTCACATCATGGACTTATGTTCTCCCGAGTAA
- a CDS encoding response regulator, with the protein MSTVLIVDDSATAREMVAGLLKKIGLDVIEARDGVEAQEKLQGKLPDLVVMDIIMPRMNGYDLCRWLRRQPQGQNIPILMCSSKSEEFDRYWGMKQGADAYITKPFHPSDLVGTVKQLLNTNAG; encoded by the coding sequence ATGAGTACCGTTCTGATTGTAGACGACAGCGCAACCGCTAGAGAAATGGTTGCCGGACTTCTCAAAAAAATTGGCCTCGACGTGATCGAGGCCCGCGATGGTGTGGAAGCTCAAGAAAAATTGCAAGGGAAACTTCCCGATCTCGTTGTCATGGACATTATCATGCCTCGCATGAACGGCTACGACCTCTGCCGATGGCTCAGACGCCAGCCCCAAGGTCAAAATATCCCGATTTTAATGTGTTCGAGTAAAAGTGAAGAATTCGATCGCTATTGGGGGATGAAACAAGGGGCTGATGCTTACATTACCAAGCCTTTTCATCCGTCCGATTTAGTGGGAACGGTCAAACAGTTACTCAATACCAACGCGGGTTAA
- a CDS encoding 2'-5' RNA ligase family protein, with the protein MEKSPRLYFIALLPPAELQAEVTAIKQDFADRYGSSHALKSPPHVTLQAPFKWVEEDLDRLTEPLRQFARFHDPISIALSGFGAFPPRVIYIDVEKTPELLQVQAELALDLERRLGIVDDRARGRAFSPHMTVAFKDLKRQAFKAAWPEFRDLPFAAQFTVSELTLLLHRDRQWHIYTQFPLEGEENHNA; encoded by the coding sequence ATGGAAAAATCTCCCCGCCTCTACTTTATCGCGCTCTTGCCTCCCGCCGAACTGCAAGCGGAGGTCACCGCCATCAAGCAGGATTTTGCCGATCGCTACGGCAGTTCTCACGCCCTCAAATCTCCCCCTCACGTCACCTTACAGGCCCCGTTTAAATGGGTTGAGGAGGATCTCGATCGCCTGACCGAACCGTTGCGCCAATTTGCCCGATTTCACGATCCGATCTCGATCGCCCTTTCCGGGTTCGGGGCTTTTCCCCCTCGGGTCATTTATATTGATGTCGAAAAAACCCCGGAACTTTTACAAGTCCAAGCCGAGTTAGCACTTGATTTAGAACGCCGTTTAGGGATTGTAGACGATCGCGCCCGAGGACGCGCTTTTTCCCCTCACATGACCGTGGCGTTTAAAGATTTAAAACGGCAAGCCTTTAAAGCGGCTTGGCCCGAATTTCGCGATCTCCCTTTTGCCGCCCAATTTACTGTTTCCGAGTTGACTTTACTCCTCCACCGCGATCGTCAGTGGCATATTTACACCCAGTTTCCCTTGGAGGGAGAAGAAAACCATAATGCTTAA
- a CDS encoding transaldolase family protein has translation MAIYLDSAIVADAKAAQKLGWVKGITTNPTLLAQSDDPPEMTLKNLLPFADGPLYYQLLAGDVPGMVAEGRRAYEIIGDRTVLKIPATPTGFEAVAILSKEMTCSVTGIYGPIQAAIAREAGAKIAIAYVNRATRLLGDGIALVREMAAILEDSDVEILAASIKSPEEAAAALQAGADHLTLPLPMLAAIAQHEFSDKTVEDFAKTGRGLPLKT, from the coding sequence ATGGCCATTTATCTCGATTCGGCGATCGTTGCCGACGCCAAAGCTGCCCAAAAACTCGGCTGGGTCAAAGGAATCACCACCAACCCGACCTTACTGGCGCAAAGCGACGATCCGCCAGAAATGACCTTGAAAAACTTACTCCCGTTCGCCGACGGTCCGCTTTACTATCAATTGCTAGCTGGCGACGTTCCTGGAATGGTCGCCGAAGGACGCCGAGCTTACGAGATTATCGGCGATCGCACCGTCCTCAAAATTCCCGCCACGCCGACCGGATTTGAAGCCGTCGCCATTCTTTCAAAAGAGATGACCTGTTCGGTGACCGGGATTTACGGACCGATCCAAGCGGCGATCGCCCGGGAAGCCGGAGCCAAAATCGCGATCGCCTACGTCAACCGCGCCACGAGGCTTTTGGGCGACGGGATCGCCCTCGTGCGCGAGATGGCCGCGATCCTCGAAGACAGTGACGTCGAAATCTTGGCCGCCAGTATCAAGTCTCCCGAAGAAGCTGCCGCCGCCTTACAAGCAGGCGCCGACCACTTGACCCTACCGTTGCCGATGTTAGCGGCGATCGCCCAGCACGAGTTTTCCGATAAAACCGTCGAAGACTTCGCCAAAACGGGCCGGGGATTACCCCTTAAAACGTAA
- a CDS encoding DMT family transporter has protein sequence MTVKHTLDSPVKHPLAWQLNLTIAVGVLAVSTAAIFIRLTLEAAGTRGIGFSLVMAATRLTIASLLLAPAWRNFKPARLEKVTIAQAALAGVFLALHFAGWIASLSYTSIAASTTIVTMNPIWVSLLSWWIYKDKPTKMTVTGIAIALMGGMAIGLGDSGGLYGGSNPILGDLLALLGSWTISIYLLLAKSVQSRGMGIGPYSAIVCTCAALVLLPMPFVFQTSYFGYPTEVYFYILLMALIPQMIGHTSLNWAVRWTSPTLVALAVLFEPVASSFLGFLVFNEVPGISVLIGAIVLLFGVAIAAIGSRPQG, from the coding sequence ATGACTGTCAAACATACTCTGGACTCTCCTGTAAAACATCCCCTGGCGTGGCAGCTCAATCTGACGATCGCGGTTGGGGTTTTAGCGGTCTCCACTGCCGCCATTTTTATCCGCTTGACCCTGGAAGCTGCGGGAACCCGAGGGATTGGCTTTAGTTTGGTGATGGCCGCCACTCGCCTCACAATTGCCTCACTTTTGTTGGCTCCCGCGTGGCGCAACTTCAAACCCGCGCGTCTCGAAAAAGTGACGATCGCCCAAGCTGCCCTCGCTGGCGTGTTTTTAGCGCTCCATTTCGCCGGGTGGATCGCGTCGCTTTCTTATACTTCGATCGCCGCTTCGACGACGATCGTCACCATGAATCCGATTTGGGTTTCCTTGCTGTCTTGGTGGATTTACAAAGACAAACCCACGAAAATGACGGTCACCGGAATCGCGATCGCCTTAATGGGGGGAATGGCGATCGGATTGGGAGATAGTGGCGGGTTGTACGGCGGAAGTAACCCAATTTTGGGAGATCTGCTCGCGTTGTTAGGATCTTGGACGATTAGTATCTATTTATTGCTGGCGAAGTCGGTGCAAAGTCGGGGGATGGGAATTGGTCCGTACAGCGCGATCGTTTGTACTTGTGCGGCGCTGGTTTTACTCCCGATGCCGTTTGTTTTTCAAACTTCATATTTCGGCTATCCCACGGAAGTTTATTTTTATATTCTTCTGATGGCTTTGATTCCTCAAATGATCGGTCATACGAGCTTAAATTGGGCCGTTCGTTGGACGTCGCCGACTTTGGTGGCGTTGGCGGTTTTATTTGAACCCGTTGCATCGAGTTTTTTGGGCTTTCTCGTTTTTAATGAAGTTCCCGGGATCTCGGTTTTAATTGGAGCGATCGTTTTATTATTTGGAGTGGCGATCGCCGCGATCGGGTCGCGTCCCCAGGGATAG
- a CDS encoding Uma2 family endonuclease, translated as MTNSQPQILSIDEYHNLADRGFFKEDEAVELVEGTLVQMAPIGQDHAACLRALLEDLPVFVAQRALVQTQEAIVLNENTEVQPDFAILAYADDYYRARLPQASEVLLAIEIADELSLEYDRAIKQPLYARAGISDYWIFNLNDKYLEIYSEPDELSPGKFGYRTKRIPFINEAIPLPGFPDSLLSLTKIFPE; from the coding sequence ATGACCAATTCTCAACCACAAATCTTGAGTATCGACGAATATCACAACCTGGCCGATCGCGGCTTTTTCAAAGAAGACGAAGCCGTCGAACTCGTAGAAGGAACCCTGGTGCAGATGGCTCCGATCGGCCAAGACCACGCTGCTTGTTTGCGTGCTTTATTAGAAGACTTGCCCGTGTTTGTCGCCCAACGCGCCCTCGTGCAAACCCAAGAGGCGATCGTTCTCAACGAGAATACCGAAGTGCAACCGGACTTCGCGATTTTAGCCTATGCCGACGATTACTATCGGGCCCGGTTACCCCAAGCCAGTGAAGTTTTACTAGCGATCGAAATTGCGGACGAACTCTCTCTCGAATACGATCGCGCCATCAAACAACCCCTTTATGCCCGAGCGGGAATTTCAGATTATTGGATTTTCAATTTAAACGATAAATATTTAGAAATTTACAGCGAACCCGACGAACTCAGCCCCGGAAAATTCGGCTATCGAACCAAACGAATTCCCTTCATCAACGAAGCCATTCCTCTCCCTGGATTTCCCGATTCTTTGCTCTCTTTAACCAAGATTTTTCCCGAGTAA
- a CDS encoding sugar phosphate nucleotidyltransferase, whose protein sequence is MTEVKSQVRKAVIPAGGFGTRLFPATKAIAKELFPIVDRDGIAKPIILAIAEEAISAGIEQIAIVTRESDRAQFEDFFKTPLSEAFANKIKPHQKEYVRYLETVGERINILTQPVQDGFGHAVCCAKDWVGKEPFLLMLGDHIYRSTREISCARQLVEVYERVGKSAIGLTVTPAEELYHCGCVAGTWQPETGLINLSEVAEKPDLNYARSHLRVEGLAENDFLTVFGLYLLTPKIFEILEQNIRDGRRDRGEIQLTTALEQLRQLEGMYGCCLQGKCFDTGVPLSYWQSVRDFRL, encoded by the coding sequence ATGACCGAAGTCAAATCACAGGTTCGTAAAGCTGTCATTCCGGCGGGTGGATTTGGAACCCGACTGTTTCCGGCGACCAAAGCGATCGCCAAAGAATTATTTCCGATCGTCGATCGCGACGGGATCGCCAAACCGATTATATTAGCGATCGCCGAAGAAGCCATCAGTGCCGGAATCGAACAAATTGCGATCGTCACCCGCGAGAGCGATCGCGCCCAATTTGAAGACTTTTTTAAAACGCCACTTTCCGAAGCCTTTGCCAATAAAATCAAACCCCATCAAAAAGAATACGTCCGTTATTTAGAAACCGTCGGCGAACGGATTAATATATTGACCCAACCCGTACAAGACGGCTTCGGTCACGCCGTTTGTTGCGCTAAAGATTGGGTTGGCAAAGAACCTTTTTTATTAATGTTAGGCGACCATATTTATCGTTCGACGCGGGAAATCTCTTGCGCGCGTCAACTGGTTGAAGTCTACGAACGAGTCGGAAAAAGTGCGATCGGGCTGACCGTGACTCCCGCCGAGGAGCTGTATCATTGCGGCTGTGTCGCGGGGACTTGGCAGCCGGAAACAGGGCTGATAAACTTAAGCGAAGTAGCCGAAAAGCCGGATTTGAATTACGCGCGATCGCATCTGCGGGTCGAGGGCTTGGCGGAGAATGATTTTTTAACCGTTTTTGGGCTGTATTTGTTAACGCCCAAAATCTTCGAGATTCTCGAACAAAACATCCGAGACGGACGGCGCGATCGCGGCGAAATCCAACTCACGACAGCCTTAGAACAGTTGCGTCAGTTGGAAGGAATGTATGGCTGTTGTTTGCAAGGAAAATGTTTCGATACGGGGGTTCCTCTTTCCTACTGGCAAAGCGTGCGTGACTTTCGATTGTAG
- a CDS encoding YciI family protein, producing the protein MPWFAKIEEGIVEKPIFDQYVEAHKAYVRDLNAKGHQAKTGYWAGAAGGMLLFQAASIEEARAIVEADPLVVNHCVKYVLYEWRVVVE; encoded by the coding sequence ATGCCTTGGTTTGCCAAAATTGAGGAAGGAATTGTCGAAAAACCGATTTTCGACCAATATGTAGAGGCTCACAAAGCCTACGTGCGCGATCTCAATGCCAAAGGACATCAAGCCAAAACGGGCTATTGGGCGGGCGCAGCCGGGGGAATGTTGCTGTTTCAAGCAGCATCAATAGAGGAAGCCCGGGCCATTGTCGAAGCCGATCCCCTGGTGGTCAATCATTGCGTCAAATACGTGCTGTACGAGTGGCGCGTAGTCGTGGAATGA
- a CDS encoding phasin family protein, whose protein sequence is MAGFGDVVQKAFYLGVGLASYAGEKAGTKLTELQKQAQKLADELVERGEMSTDEARRFVEDMVNQGRQSVNESAGDETPKEPRRIEILEDEEGETGETEAQAPTQAAPGKGSDNVDQLRDRVRSLQDELRRLQNE, encoded by the coding sequence ATGGCTGGTTTCGGAGATGTGGTTCAAAAAGCCTTCTATCTCGGGGTGGGTTTGGCGTCCTATGCGGGAGAAAAAGCAGGAACCAAACTGACCGAGTTACAAAAACAAGCCCAGAAGTTAGCGGACGAACTGGTAGAACGCGGGGAGATGAGTACGGACGAAGCCCGCCGTTTTGTCGAAGATATGGTCAATCAGGGTCGCCAGTCGGTGAACGAGTCGGCGGGAGACGAGACACCGAAAGAACCGCGTCGCATCGAAATTCTCGAAGATGAAGAAGGCGAGACCGGGGAGACGGAAGCGCAAGCGCCGACACAAGCCGCGCCGGGTAAAGGTTCTGACAATGTAGACCAACTGCGCGATCGCGTGCGATCGCTTCAAGACGAACTGCGCCGCCTGCAAAACGAGTAG